AGTGAAACGGTGCAGAAGGGGAGCGGATTATCCCAGGCGTTCTGGAATACACTGACGATTGCTGTTCCGGCGACGGTGATTCCGGTGCTGATCGCCTCTTTTGCCGCATATGCCTTCGCCTGGCTAAGGTTTCCGGGACGGAAGACGCTGTTCGTCATTATTATTGCGATGCTGGTCATTCCGATTCAGGTTGCGCTAATTCCGGTACTTAAGGATTACACGGCGCTTGGGCTGAACGGCAGTTATCTTGGAATCTGGCTGGCACATACGGCCTTCGGACTGCCGCTGGTTACGTACTTTATGTACAACTTCATCAGCCAGCTGCCGAAGGATCTGTTTGAATCGGCCTTTATTGACGGCGCCAGCCACTTTACTATTTTCAGCAGACTGATTCTGCCGCTCTCCGTACCTGCGCTCGCTTCCATCGGGATCTTCCAGTTCCTCTGGGTATGGAATGATTATCTGGTGTCGCTGATCTTCATCGGCAACCAGCCGTCGGTGCAGGTCATGTCGATGAAGATCGCCGATCTGGTCGGCTCCCGCGGCAATGACTGGCATCTGCTGACCTCGGCCGCCTTTATCTCGATGCTGATGCCGCTGGCGATCTTCTTCCTGCTGCAAAAGTATTTCGTCCGGGGTCTGATGGGCGGCTCAGTCAAGGGCTGACCTGCGCTGGGACAAGAGAAGTCGGCAATCGGGAGGAGAATACGAAGATGAGACCGGAGACAAGAACGGAGATAAGTACGGAGATAAGTACGGAGATAAGTACGGAGATAAGTACGGAGATACGCGCGGAGATGAAAATAAAGATGAAGTCCTGTGAGCATCCTCCCGCCTTATATCCTTACAGGGAGTGGAGTATTGAAGAGGAACACTACGAGGATGAATACAATCAGCGGAGCGAGAGTGTCTTCGCACTAGGCAACGGATATATCGGCATGCGCGGGAATTTCGAGGAAGGTTATCACGGCAAGGCGGGGACTTCGGTAGCCGGAAATTATCTGAACGGCTTCTTTGATTCTGAGCCGGTTGTCTATCCTGAGGGGGCCTTCGGTTACCCCTCCCGCAATCAGGCTATGCTGAATGTGAGCGATGCCCGTATCATCCGTCTCAGCATCGAAGGCCATGAATTCCGGCTGGATCAGGGGAAGCTGCACCGGTATAAGCGACGGCTGGATATGCGGAGCGGCATGCTGCACCGGGAGCTGGAATGGGAATCTCCAGCCGGGCAGCGGGTGCTGCTGGTGATCCGCCGGATGGTTGCCTTGGCGCACAAGCATCTGGCGGCTATCGAATATGCCGTGACGGCGCTGAACTTCTCCGGGACACTGAAGTTCGATTCGGCGGTAGATGGCGAGATCCGGCGGCCGGAGGCAACGGATGATCCCAGGCTGGGAGCGGGCAGTGCGTTACCCAGCCTGCTGCTTGAGGATACCGGTTATGACGAAGCGTCCGGGGACTTGTGGATGAAGCAGCGGACGCGGCATACACGCTTCGCGCTGCTGACTGCTGTCAGCCATGCGCTGCAGGCGAAGTCCGGGCGCAAGATGAGTCACCAGCTGATCGGACAGCGCATCTCCGTCTGTTATGCCGCTGCTGTCCGCAGCGGGGAGACGGTGACGCTTACCAAATATATTACGTATCACACCTCCAGAGATTACGGGGAGGAGGAGCTGCCCGGACGGAGTGCTGAAGCCTTGGCACTAGCCAAGGAGCTGGGCTTCGCCGGTCTGGCTGAGGAGCAGCAGGCTTATCTGGACGGATTCTGGGCACATGCTGATGTGGAGATTAGCGGTGATCCTGCCCTCCAGCAGGGCATCCGCTTCAATGCTTATCAGCTGCTGCAATCCGTGGGCCGGGACGGAGCAACGAATATCGGAGCCAAGGGCTTAACCGGCGAAGGCTATGAGGGGCATTATTTCTGGGACACGGAGATGTACATGCTGCCGTTCTTCACCTTCACGCAGCCGGAGATCGCCCGCGCGTTGCTGGACTTCCGGTATGCAACGCTCGGCAAGGCCAGGGAGCGGGCGGCGGTCATGTCACAGAAAGGGGCGCTGTACCCCTGGCGGACGATTGACGGCGAGGAGAACTCCGCCTACTTCCCCGCAGGTACTGCCCAGGCGCATATCAACGCCGACATTGCCTACGGCCTGAAGCAATATGTTCAGGCCACCGGTGATATGGATTTTCTGGTTAGCCGGGGGGCAGAGATACTGTTCGAGACCTCAAGGTTCTGGGCCGATCTGGGCCACTACAACCCTGCTCGTGGAGGGACCTTCTGCATCGATGCAGTAACAGGCCCGGATGAATATACAGCAATTGTGAATAACAATGCTTACACCAATCTCATGGTGCAGGATCAGCTCCAGTATGCCTATGAGACAGCACTATTGCTTCAACGGGACTATCCGGCGGATTACGAACGGCTGCGGCAGGCGATCGGGTTGACTCCTGAAGAGCCAGAGGGCTGGAGGGATGCCGCCGCAGCGATGTTCATTCCTTTTGACGAACCGCTCGGCATCTATGCCCAGGATGACACGTTCCTGAGTAAGCAAAAATGGGATTTCGAGCATACACCTGCGGACCGGTATCCGCTGCTGCTCCATTATCATCCGCTGGTCATCTACCGGCATCAGGTGCTGAAGCAGGCCGATCTGGTCATGGCGCTGTTCCTGCTCGGGGACAAGTTCAGCCTGGCGGATAAACTTCGCAACTATCATTATTATGAGCCGTTAACGACGCATGACTCCTCGCTGTCTCCTTGTATCCACAGTATTATGTCTGCGGAGATCGGCGATCTGGACGGGGCATACCGTTATTTCGGCCGCACGGTGCGGATGGACCTGGATGATATCAACCACAATGCCAAGGACGGGCTGCATATGGCAGCGATGGCCGGGTCCTGGATGTCGATTGTGAACGGCTTTGGCGGCATGCGGCTGGCTCAAGGGGAGCTGAGTTTTACCCCTGTCCTGCCGGAGCAGTGGGAGAGCTACCGCTTCAAGGTTACAGTAGGCGGTCAGCTGCTGGATATATTCGTTGAACGGGAGGCGGCAGTGTATACGCTGCTGGAGGGGACAACGCTTGAGATCAGGCATAGGGGGCAGCCGCTGCGGCTGCTTCCGCAGAAGCCGGTGAGGATTTCGCTGGCGCAGCGGCTGGAGGCTGTAATCTTCGATCTTGACGGTGTGATTACAGATTCTGCCGAGGCTCATTATCTGGCCTGGCAGGCTCTCGCAGATGAGCTGGGCGTACCCTTCGGCCGGGAGAAGAATGAACGGCTGAAGGGCGTCAGCCGGATGGAATCGCTGGAGATTATGCTGGAGGGCAGCGGCCTTGCGAACCTGCCTGAAGCCGGGAAGCTCCGGCTGGCGGAGAAGAAGAACGATCATTACCGGCAGATGATCGGCCGGATCACCCCGGCGGACCTCCTGCCGGGTATCCGGGAGCTGCTCGATTCCCTGCGCGGGCGGGGAATCGCTGTGGGGCTGGCCTCGGCCAGCCTGAATGCGCCGCTGATTCTGGAGCGCCTCGGCGCAGCCCGGTGGTTCCAGGCGGTTGCCGACCCGGCTGTACTCCGGAAGGGCAAGCCCGATCCGGAGATCTTCCTGCAGGCGGCAGAGCGGCTGGGTGTTCCGCCGGGCAACTGCATCGGCGTGGAGGATGCAGCCGCAGGCGTGGCCGCGATCCGGGCGGCGGGCATGAAGGCTGTGGGCATCGGGGCGGCCGGGCAGCTTGGCACGGCCGACCTGGTGCTGCCTTCTACGGCGGAGCTGGATGCCGGGAAGCTGCTTGAGCTGTTCGCGCGTTAGCCGCTGGCGGTAGGCGGTATCGGACAGCGGAATTGCTGTCCGTATAGTAAGGGAGCAGGCGTGTGGCCGATGTATGCGGAAAACCGAATACAATGTGTTGCGAGAAGGCGTGCGGGCCCAGTGTATGCGAAAAGCCGAACACATTATGCTAGTGCGAGGGCTAGTGAGCTGAATATATGCGAAAAAGCGAACACAATTTGTTGTGCGAGGGCTAGTGGACCAAATGTATGCGGAAAACCGAATACAATGTGCTGGCGAGAAATAGAACGTTATTTACTCAAGAGCCGATTTTGTTCATATTACACACCATTATTATGAGATTAAACAAGCCTCTGCAGCTATGCAGAGGCTTCCTTCGGTGTACGCCCAGCATGGGCGTCATCTCTAGGGTAAGAAGCAGAGAGCCGGAGTACTATACTTGTTCAACTATCATTCGACGTTAATTCAACTCTTTCCGAAATATTTTTACTTATTTCTTCAGGATTTTTAATGCCAATGATCAACTTTGATATTTTGAACTTACCAACTTTAAAGCTATCCAAATCGAAATGAAGAGTTTCTAGCTCATTCTCAAAAAAGTGCAGTTGAAAACCACCTTTTGATCTGAATAACCCATTTCTCTTTTCTCCTAATAAAGCACCATATAGTTTAAAAGCATTTGGTATCGGTCTGCCTGTTGTTATTCCCTTGATTGAAGAGTATGGAATTTGCAACCCTTTATCTAATTTTAAAAAGGGTGAGTTTCCAAGGTCGATATTTACGTGGGTTTCCATTAGTTGAATTTTACGTTCCATATTTTGATTCCCCCATTCCATTTATTTTACAAAATATAATTACATATAATACCACAAAACCCTCTTTTCATAAAAAAGTCTAAGCTCTTCCCGTTAGCTTAACGCATGCCGCCTACTACTCCCTTCAGGGGAATATATTTGATGCTGCTAATACACTTTTGAATTATTTGGAAAACTTGGTTAAACTAAAAGATGATACGGGTTTGTGCCAATAGGACACAGAGTAGACCACTAACACAATTGAGATTAAACAAGCCTCTGCAGCTATGCAGAGGCTTGTTCTGCTACACTCATATATGCAGCGATGTATGGAGTTTTGTTCGAGGCCAACTTTCGGCAATAGATGTATTCTGTACAATTAAAAACCGTAAAAAGGCAGAATTTCTTCTTCTAAGTGTAGTCTGTACAACTAAATTTGCCCAAAAGGGCGGGAACCGGGTACGGCTGGCATTTTAGTTGTACGAAAGAGACAATTTCATAATTCAAAACCCTTGCTATACCTGGTTTTTTTGAGCATAGAAAAAGGAGTACCTCCCCAAATTCTCGAAGTTATAGGTGACGAAACCAACACCCGAGAAGAAAAGAGGTAATCCCTATCTATTCTATTCGACAAGAAGAACTGTTTTCCTTTGAGGAATTGCTCCAGATGGCTCCGGAAGATAAATATAGCCAAATCTTTGAACACTTACATTTAGCTCCAGTTCTGTTCGCACTGCGGAAAAAGAGCCACCGTGGACGGCCTGAAAAACTAAACGTACCTGCCATGATCTACTCGCTGCTGATTGCCAAAATGGAGAACATCGAGTTTGTCTCTGCCTTGGTCCGGCGATTGAATCATAGCCACGAATTTCGAGTCCAGTGCCGGTTTACGGGCTCGGACAATATTCCCAGTCAGGCCTCCTATTCTCGTTTGATTCACGCCCTAGCGCAAACGGGAATGCTGGAACAACTTCAGGATCGCCTAGTCACCTCTGCCCTAGAAGAAGGTTTTGTGAGCGGCACCCATCTGGCTGTGGATTCCTCGATGGTTGAGGCATGGGATTGCCAATTTAGCGAATCAGCCTCCAAGCGTCGTGCGGCTCGCCGGGAGCAAAAGAAAGGCGAAGCTCCGGGGGCCGAACAACTTCAGCTCGAACATCAAGAGCCTGAGCCGAAGGCGGTGAACGCGCCGCTGAAGAAACCCAGGTACAGCAAGCCAGGTCGTCCATCCCAGGCCGAAAAGGAACGTCGGCGCGAGGAAATGGAAGCCTATGAACAAAGTCTCGGACCGTTCCAGAAAACCATTGAAGCGATGTTGCCGTACACGTACGATGAACTGCTGACCGAGTTGCCCCGGCATGCTGCGCGTTGTGATAAGAAAAATACGAAGGGCCGAATGACCAGCTATTACGGGTTCAAGGCGAATCTGCTAGTCGACACGGACAGCCAGTATATCCTCAGTGGGCTCTTTAGTTCGGCCAATCCGAATGACCAGCGTATGGCGGTCGTCCTTCTCAAAGGCCTGCTCCTAAAGTTTCCGATGCTAAAGGTCAAGCATATCTTGGGCGACAAAGGCTACGACTGCGCGGCAATCTACCAGTTGATTCATACGCTCGGCGCCTATCCTGCGATTTCCCTGATTCACCATAAAGACCCGCCTGCAGGAATGAATCTGGATTACACGCCGGTGTGCGCTCAAGGACATACGTACCGTTACGACAGTTTTGATGCCAAGTATGAGACCCTGAAGTACACCCGGCCTAGCGAATGCAAAGGCTGTGAGCTTTCCGGTTCCGATTGCCAAAAAGTGTTTAAAATTCGCATGCAAACGGATTTGCGGTTGCACACTTATCCCGCCAGAGGTAGCGAAAGTTTTACCACCCTGTACAACAAGCGGACGGCCGTGGAGCGTGTGTTTGCCTATCTCAAAGAGTATTTCGGGATGAAACGCACACGTCACCGGGGTGTCCGGGCAAGTGTCGATTTCCAGCTCAGTACGCTCGCGTACAATTTGAGTAAGTTTGCATTAGACAAATTGAATCAGCAGTTGAGAGACTCCCAGCAAGTGGCCTGATTTTTTTAAAAAATATGACCTTAGATTTTGGACCAATCTTGCTTTTCAGTAAACTGAATTATGAAATTGACTCCGAAATACAGTTAAACGGGTTTTCGGCGTTAAATCAGACGATATAGTTGTACGGAATACAGTTAAGTACACTACCACTTGCATCTTAATCGGGTGCGACGAGCAAACCCTCAGTCTCCACCTACTTTAAGAGGTAGCCCTCCTCAAGTAGTAGCGCTCGCAGGTATCAGTTCCCTCAAGTATCAGCATCCTCAAGTAGTAGCGCTCGCAGGTATCAGCTCCACTCAAGTTGTTTCTCCCTCCTCCAGCTCCACAGGCAGAATGTGCGCAGCGGCCACGCTGTGGCCCTGCACCTGCTGCAGGATCAGGTCCACGGCCAGCTGGCCTATCGCTTCCATCGGCTGGCGGATGGTGGTGATCGGCAGGTCGAGCAGGCTGCGGAGCGCGATGCCGTCGTAGCCGACGATCTTCACATCCTCCGGGACACGCCGTCCTCTGGTGCGGCAGGCCTTCAGGGCATAGGCGGCGATGATATCACTGCCTGCAAAAATCCCATCCACCTCAGGATGCTCCGCGAAGAGCTGCCCGAGCAGCTGCTCGTAGGCTTCGAAGTCGAAGCTGTTGTTGTCGGTATGAAGGGTGACATACTCCATGCTGTGCTGCTTCGCCATATCCTCGAAGGCCACGCAGCGCAGATGGGATAAGATATTCAGCTTGGGATGCCCGCCGATATGGGCGAGGTGCCGGCAGCCTTTTTGGATCAGAAGAGTGGTAGCCAGCTTGCCTCCCTCATAATTATCCGAGCAGACATAAGGGATATCCGGTGAGATCTGCCGGTCAAACGTCACCAGCGGCAGATTCATCTGCCGGTAGGCTTCCACCTCCAGCGTATGGCTGCCCATAATAATGCCGTCTACCCGGCTTGCGCGCAGCATGTGGATGTATTCCTGTTCCTTCTGCTTGTCCTGCCACGAATTGCAGAGCAGCAGCTTATAGCCCTCCCGGTAGGCATGTTCTTCAATATGACTGGTCAATTCGCCGAAAAAAGGCAAAGACACATGCGGAATAATCAGTCCGATGATGTTGGATTTCGAGCGGCTAAGGGAGCGGGCCAGTTCGTTCGGCCGGTAATTCAGCTCCTCCATCGCCTGGTGCACCTTGTGCTTCAATTCCTCGCTTAAGTAACCCCTGTTGTTCAGTACCCGGGATACGGTGGTTGCCGATACGCCAGCCTTCAGCGCAACGTCTTTGATGGTCGGCATGGCCAGGCCTCCTGTCTGAGCAGTCAACTGCAGATTCATTCTAACGTGAGCGGTCGGCTCTGTCCAATATGGACGGCTGCTGTCGCTTTTTGTTGTTTCTAAAAACATCTTTTCCCCCTATAATTGTATCAAAGCAGTCCCCGTAATGAAGCCCCATGTATACATTATCCTTCTACTTGTCAGATTCCGATTATGAGATAGATGAACGGGAGTGTGCGAATGAGTGTAGATCATATTCATCTCAGGTTGTTAAGAAACTTGCTTGTGCCTCTGCTGATCTTCCTGTGTACAACAGGCCCGGCAGGAGCTGCATTCGCCGCAGCCGGGGAGCTTCCCGCCCGGAAC
The window above is part of the Paenibacillus sp. FSL H8-0048 genome. Proteins encoded here:
- a CDS encoding LacI family DNA-binding transcriptional regulator; translation: MPTIKDVALKAGVSATTVSRVLNNRGYLSEELKHKVHQAMEELNYRPNELARSLSRSKSNIIGLIIPHVSLPFFGELTSHIEEHAYREGYKLLLCNSWQDKQKEQEYIHMLRASRVDGIIMGSHTLEVEAYRQMNLPLVTFDRQISPDIPYVCSDNYEGGKLATTLLIQKGCRHLAHIGGHPKLNILSHLRCVAFEDMAKQHSMEYVTLHTDNNSFDFEAYEQLLGQLFAEHPEVDGIFAGSDIIAAYALKACRTRGRRVPEDVKIVGYDGIALRSLLDLPITTIRQPMEAIGQLAVDLILQQVQGHSVAAAHILPVELEEGETT
- a CDS encoding transposase, whose protein sequence is MAPEDKYSQIFEHLHLAPVLFALRKKSHRGRPEKLNVPAMIYSLLIAKMENIEFVSALVRRLNHSHEFRVQCRFTGSDNIPSQASYSRLIHALAQTGMLEQLQDRLVTSALEEGFVSGTHLAVDSSMVEAWDCQFSESASKRRAARREQKKGEAPGAEQLQLEHQEPEPKAVNAPLKKPRYSKPGRPSQAEKERRREEMEAYEQSLGPFQKTIEAMLPYTYDELLTELPRHAARCDKKNTKGRMTSYYGFKANLLVDTDSQYILSGLFSSANPNDQRMAVVLLKGLLLKFPMLKVKHILGDKGYDCAAIYQLIHTLGAYPAISLIHHKDPPAGMNLDYTPVCAQGHTYRYDSFDAKYETLKYTRPSECKGCELSGSDCQKVFKIRMQTDLRLHTYPARGSESFTTLYNKRTAVERVFAYLKEYFGMKRTRHRGVRASVDFQLSTLAYNLSKFALDKLNQQLRDSQQVA
- the pgmB gene encoding beta-phosphoglucomutase, producing the protein MKIKMKSCEHPPALYPYREWSIEEEHYEDEYNQRSESVFALGNGYIGMRGNFEEGYHGKAGTSVAGNYLNGFFDSEPVVYPEGAFGYPSRNQAMLNVSDARIIRLSIEGHEFRLDQGKLHRYKRRLDMRSGMLHRELEWESPAGQRVLLVIRRMVALAHKHLAAIEYAVTALNFSGTLKFDSAVDGEIRRPEATDDPRLGAGSALPSLLLEDTGYDEASGDLWMKQRTRHTRFALLTAVSHALQAKSGRKMSHQLIGQRISVCYAAAVRSGETVTLTKYITYHTSRDYGEEELPGRSAEALALAKELGFAGLAEEQQAYLDGFWAHADVEISGDPALQQGIRFNAYQLLQSVGRDGATNIGAKGLTGEGYEGHYFWDTEMYMLPFFTFTQPEIARALLDFRYATLGKARERAAVMSQKGALYPWRTIDGEENSAYFPAGTAQAHINADIAYGLKQYVQATGDMDFLVSRGAEILFETSRFWADLGHYNPARGGTFCIDAVTGPDEYTAIVNNNAYTNLMVQDQLQYAYETALLLQRDYPADYERLRQAIGLTPEEPEGWRDAAAAMFIPFDEPLGIYAQDDTFLSKQKWDFEHTPADRYPLLLHYHPLVIYRHQVLKQADLVMALFLLGDKFSLADKLRNYHYYEPLTTHDSSLSPCIHSIMSAEIGDLDGAYRYFGRTVRMDLDDINHNAKDGLHMAAMAGSWMSIVNGFGGMRLAQGELSFTPVLPEQWESYRFKVTVGGQLLDIFVEREAAVYTLLEGTTLEIRHRGQPLRLLPQKPVRISLAQRLEAVIFDLDGVITDSAEAHYLAWQALADELGVPFGREKNERLKGVSRMESLEIMLEGSGLANLPEAGKLRLAEKKNDHYRQMIGRITPADLLPGIRELLDSLRGRGIAVGLASASLNAPLILERLGAARWFQAVADPAVLRKGKPDPEIFLQAAERLGVPPGNCIGVEDAAAGVAAIRAAGMKAVGIGAAGQLGTADLVLPSTAELDAGKLLELFAR
- a CDS encoding carbohydrate ABC transporter permease → MVGTKKRKGSKTAVNLILGLICFLWILPTFGLFASSFRPAADILQTGWWKVFPHQEWKAGETVQLSKEVDLREPIEVNGKTYTDEQLKAGVKADGSRLMWENRRARTVNMQEQGWQAVPDLTLDNYKNVLSGKEYTLKEADGSETVQKGSGLSQAFWNTLTIAVPATVIPVLIASFAAYAFAWLRFPGRKTLFVIIIAMLVIPIQVALIPVLKDYTALGLNGSYLGIWLAHTAFGLPLVTYFMYNFISQLPKDLFESAFIDGASHFTIFSRLILPLSVPALASIGIFQFLWVWNDYLVSLIFIGNQPSVQVMSMKIADLVGSRGNDWHLLTSAAFISMLMPLAIFFLLQKYFVRGLMGGSVKG